A stretch of DNA from Bacillus sp. Marseille-Q1617:
TTAAGTAAGATTCGATGTAATCATGAGTGGCAAGGTTAATGAATCTTCTTTCCTGTTCTTCTTGATTGGTTTTCCTGTATAGCCAGGCAGTCCGCAAATATAATCCGGCGATCGTGATCTTTTTTTCTTTTTTTATCAATGCACAATAAGCAGCGAGCTTATATGTTTTGATTGCTTCATCCACAGAGCGGATATGTCCGTAATCCTGAGGCTGCCAGTGACGGCTGATTTTCTTTTCCAGGTCTGTTTTTAAAACCGGAACGATATATTTGGTGAATTCATCGGTAAAGGAGAAGCCGCATTGAGGGCAGACGGATACATTGTAGAGTAATGGGTTGAGTTCATCAGAGCCATAGACAGGACAAAAATCGCTTTCATGACCTTGGACTTTGACGAAACGGGAGCGGAGTTTAGTAGTGGAATAGGGATGTTTACAAGCAAGACATTGGACTTTTTTTTCGTAAAAGGGGGTTACTTCAGTCATCATTCTCACCTCGTATTAAGGACTATTTTCCTTATTATACCTTGAAAGGGGAGAATTGGACTAGTGTTTTTTCTGTCTGATTTGAAAAACCCCAGGGCTTTCGGCTGTCACAAAGATAAAGTCAGTCACATAGTTTCCCTCGGTTGAGTAGTAAAATAGAAAGGAGTATACTAATAAATAAGAAGAGAAAAGGTTGGAGGTGTAGTGAATGAGTGAAATTGTGAATCTGACAGAAGCTGCTGCCCTTCAGATTAAAGATATGATGAAGGAGCATGACGAGACGGATGCCATGCTGCGAATCGCAGTAAAAGGCGGCGGCTGCAGCGGCCTTTCGTATGGAATGGGCTTCGAGCATGAGGTGCAGGAAGGCGATGAAGTGCTTGAACAGCACGGAATCAAACTTGTTGTATCCAAAGAGGATGGAGTCATTCTGAACGGTACAAAAATTGATTATAAGCAGTCCATGATGGGCGGAGGCTTTACGATTGATAATCCGAACGCAATCGCTTCATGCGGCTGTGGATCATCGTTTGTGACAGCTTCGAATAAAGGTACGCCGGAGAATTGTTAAAGATAAAAAGAGAAGTCAGGGTTGTGAATTACAAGGTAATATTGAGTGTACACAATCACTTAAATGCGTAGTAACAATCCTATTTATTGAATATTAAGGTTGTTAATTACAGTCCTTCTCGATAGTTAATGTCAAAGACTAACTATTTGAGGAGGATTTTTTTATGACTTTAAAGAAAAGAAAGAGAAAAAAACCAGTAGGAAAAATGTCTAATCAGAAAGAATATCCACAATTAACATTGGAGCAAGCGGTTGATCTAGTCATCTCAGGGAAAATGGCTGAGGGTTTACGTGAAAGGACTCTGAGGGATTATCAAAAAGACTGGAATTATTTTAGGAAATGGCTAAATGAACATTATGAAGTGGAGTACATAGACGATCTTACACCCCAGCACTTCAGAGATTATATTAACTACATGAAATATGATGCAAAAAAGTATGATGGTCACAAATATATAAATAGTGATGAGCAGGGTGTTGGGTTATCTGAGACAACGATAAACATTCGTCTTAGAGTTTATAAAGCAATCTTCAACTATCTGGATAGAGAAGATCTGATTGAAGTAAATCCAATGAATAACATTCGTCTTTTGCGCCAAGATATTGATTTAACGAATTGTTTAACAGACGAGGAAGTAAAAGAGATACTTAGACAACCAAATCAAAAAGATTATGTCGGATATAGGGATTATGTAGCTATAATTTTGTTGTTAGATAGCGGCATAAGAGCAAATGAACTTTTAAGTTTGCGAACGACAGATATTGATTTTAAAACTCGTTTTATTACATTAGGAGGAGATAGGAATAAAAATCGTAAACCAAGAATTGTCCCTATTTCAGCTCATACTGTTAAATTATTACTTCAATTGATTAACGAAAACAAAATTCACTATTCAACTGAGAGAATTTTCCTCTCGTCATACGGTGAACCTCTAGGACAAAATCACTTCAATAAAAGGTTGAAATATTATGGTGAGAAGGCAGGCATAAAAGGAAAAAAGATGACAGCACATGTATATCGACATACATGGGCAAAAAATATGACTCTTAACGGATGTGATGCGTTCACACTTCAAAAAATGGGAGGGTGGTCAGATATAAGAACTATGAGAAGGTATATTCAGATGGATACGGATGATCTGAGAATTAGTCATGATCAGTATTCACCAGTAATGAAAATTGTTCATAAGAAACGATGAATATAGGTGAATAGTATGGGAAGCACTTTGTTTGACTTTGACTAACTTTGACTATATTATGTAATATAATAACAAATACTTGATTATTTTGGGGAAGGAGGAGTTATTAAGGTGGATAGATACAATGAAATTATGGAAAATGTACAAAAACGATATCCCAATCTAACTGTTGTATCGTTAGAGCAAGAGTTGGATAGCTATGCTAGATCAAATGTGTTTTTAACTGTTAAAGCTCCTATCCACGTGATCGGTAAATTAATCACATTGGCCAGTGGTAAAAACCGACTATTAGCAACTTCTTTTAGTATTGAAGAAGATAAAATTAGATTTAAGTCTTTTAATGTAGCTGACATGTATCCGTTGTTGGATACAATCACGAAATAGTGAGTTTGATATGGGATAAACTTTAACAGTTGCGTTCTATTAACTGTAGGTTCTACCGTGACCTAAAGAAGGTTGCTGCATGCATAATATTAGCGGTTGTGTATAAGGCTTATAAGCTTAGCATCATGATGAGGAAGCCAAGTAGGAACAATCTTAGTGTAAGAAGAAAATAGAATTATCAATTTAAAATATTATTATGAAGGGGCTTGATGCCTCTTTTTTTTGTTGATCGAGGGGGGGGCACGTTTACAGGTAAGACTTGGTCACGTTTTTGATGTAGGAGGTTAATGCTTCTACTCCTACAGGGGGAACTTATTTTGATGTTAATCTTTGGTTAAATAAAGCATAGCCCAAAGTTGGACTATGCTTTTTACTTAGTGAACTAAGTCATATAAGTTGACTTGAGTCAACTTGGATTTTAAACCTTCAATATCGAGATTTTGAGCAACTAACTTATTTGCAAGGAATAAACGTAGAGAACTAGGGTCTCCAAACTTAATTTTTTGAAGTCCTTCTCTTAAAATTAATTCAAGTTCTGCTGCTATCTTTTGTATAACTTCAGGTTTTATACTATAAATGCCTTCTGAAGCGTGCTTAGAAAATTGTTCAATTTTACTTTTTGGACAAATCATAACCAATGTAATTTGATTTTCATCTTCTAACTTATAGTTTTGTTTAATCCAGCTACGGTGTACAACTGTTTGTCTAATATCATCAAGAGGAATATATCCCTCGCTACTCTCCACGTTTGTTTTAGCTTCAAAAGAAATCCATGTATTAGTTAAATTCCAAACTCCGTCTGGTGCGCCATGCCCTTCTGGTCTTTCAGAGTACAGTCCTAAACAATTTCCAAGGGATTGCAATGCTGTTTCAAACGAATTAGCATCTTTTTGATTAAGACCGTCAATAACTTTACGCAGATCTTTATCAAACTTATTTTCTCTGTCACCAAAGGATTTTAAATAACTGCTAATTCTTTCAATTTGTGTTTCTAATTCGTCGCTATAAACCTCTTCATCTTCTAAGTCAAGCTCAATATTCCTTTTATCTAGCCAAACTTTATTTTCTGAAGCTTGCAGGCTTTTCATTAAGTAACTTTCAACTTTATCGTTGTCTTCTTGAAGAACTGCTAAAGTGGCAATCAAGTAATTCCACCATGCTCGATAACCTTTCAACTCTGGTATACGTGCAAACTCATCTAGGACTCCTTGTGCAGATTTATGGGCTTGTTCATAGTTGTGTTCCCATAGATGATAAAGGTAATCTATCTCTGATTTAGTCGAATTATAAAGTTTTATCGCTGTCTGGCTTTGAGTATAATCTTCTTTTTCTTTACTCAGTTTATTAATTTGTTTATCTAAATGTGCTTCGACACGTTCCCAATTTTTATTCTGTGAATAGAAATTGGATAAAGAAGAGTGCCAAGTATCTTTATCAGTAATGTGGTTAATTTGACTAATTCCAAATGAGATTTCCGCATCTATTTCAGCAGGTAAACCTTTTCTAAACTCTTCTTTAAATAAGTAATCTCCTACGTACCTTCCCTTAAACAAGACTACTGCATAATCAGAAATCCCTCTTGTACATCTTCCTAAACCTTGAATTATCCTTGTCATTAATTTGCTTTTCAATAATTCAGTTGCATTAAGTCTATCTTGCAAGAACTTTTCTTCGTAACTGATTGCGACAGGCAACTCATTCATAATTTGTAATCTACAGTCATCATCTTTAAGGTCTATTCCTTCATAACGCCCAGCTAATGCCAATATTGAATTGTTAGTTGATGTAAAAGTATTTAAGTCATCCTCGATAGCGTGACCATCCAAAATAGTTGAGTTTGGCACTAGTTTATTTAATTCTTCCTTCATATTTTCAATTTCATTAAAGGACGGAGCAAGGACTAATGTCCGTGGTTGGTTTTCAATAGTCTCCTTAATAACCTCATTAAGTTTCTCCCCTTCAAAATGATCTTGAGGGAATAGGATTAGTCTTCTACCAGAAACTTTATTTGAAGTAGGAGGAAATTTTCTTATATAGTGTATATCTTGTACCCCAAACATTCTTTCTAGTTCGCCAGAGTAACCAAGAGTAGCAGACATATAAATCCGTTCTTTTGCGTCGATAAAGGCAGGATGCTTTTTATTAGGTGGCAATATGGGTTTTATGACTATTTGGGAATGGGATATAAAAATTTGGCAAGTATGTAAGTGGCTTCGAAGCATGCTCCACTTATAATAATGAGAAGTACCATCAGTTTTTGTATCAAGTAAACTCCTAATATCATCAACCTTTTTATACCATTGAGCGAACGATAGGATATCTATTCCATCATATAGTGGGTCGTAGGTACCGTGTATTATTTTATCTTGGATATGAGGAGATATACTGTCTCCGAGTGTATGGAACAGGTTATTAAAAATGTCTTCGTCTTTTTGTCTGTTTATTTGTACTGACCAAAAATTATCAATAGCATATTCGGTAGCATGTGCATCATCAAAGATAATTTGATTAGCGTCATGAAACTTAGGATTGATGTTAAAGATATGACCATAAGTAGTTACACAAATTGCAGCAGATCTCTGATATTTACCTAACTCTCTTTGTGAAAATTCGCTTGTTTTTCCAGTTAGAAGCACAGACTGAATACCATAAGACTTTAATAACATATTGGTTTGACTAGCTAGTTGTCTAGTAGCACAAGCATATACTATTCTCCAACTATTATTAATCCTATTAAATTCTCCAATCAAGCCTCCCACAAGTGTTTTTCCATGACCAGCAGGCATTTCAATTGCGAAATCATTAACTTTCTCTCTCATTTCTTCGTATTCCTTTAGAGACTCTCCTTGCTGATGAGAGAGTCTATCTAGTTTCCCCAATTTATTGAATAAATCGATAGTGTTGTTATAGCTCACTTCATCATCGCCAGGTATAAAGAAACTCATCATATATCCTCCTTTTATAGAAATATTTAACAATATTATAACAACAAAACCTTTAATAATGTAGTTTGAAGCTATTAATTTCGACAAAGATACCAATACTTACGAGCGAACCTAAAATAAATGTAAATAAAAGAAAGGTTTTATTAACATTTGAAATTAATAGTTTAAGAAATTAAAATATCGGACATAATTATGATGTGAGTGAAAAACACAAAAAATAAGATTGTCTTTTAGCTGAAATCTAGCTAACGATTATCTATTCAAACATTAATCCATTAATACTACGGTTTTCCGAATTGTTTTGTAGGAGAACACTGTGGTTATTATGATTAATTGATTTGGAGTCGTTAGCTTTTTTGTGTTTCTCTCAAATAAAATTTTAGGAGTTGGTAAAATGGAAAAATCAATTATTAGCAAAAAAGAATTTAAGAAATTAATGAAGGGAAACGAACTAGATTGTGTCAATATTATTGCTCAAGGCGAGGGATGTATGGTTACTATCTCTACACTAGATGATGATGACATTATATTTAATGTTACAACTACTGAAAATTTAGTAGAAGCCATTTTTCATGCTGAAGATTTGAGTATACGATACGACCTTCCTATGAAATTATACCTAAACCACATTGTTTTTAAGGAGGAATACCCGTCTCGCTATTTAACTAGAATTGGGTGAAATTAAGTCAAAAATATCTTTTTAACACATTAGCAGCGAGTTGAAGTGAAAATTAAGCTGAAGTCAAGCTAATTTTATTAAACATGGAGGTGGAGGCATTAAGAAAAAGGAGGAATGTTTATGAAATTTATGCTAGACAACGAAGAATTTACTAACAAACCTAAAGGAAATGAAATTGGTGTGATTAGCAGGCGGATTATAAATAATCCAGTAGATATTGATGTTGAAGGACTTGCAACTGAATTAGGAAAAGGAAAAACAATTGTCCCTGCAAACTTTAAGTATCGAGATGGTGCTATAAAAAGGTCTATTGATAACTGGGAGTCCCAGCAAATATTAGCTTTAGATTTCGATGAAGGACTTAGGTTAGATGAAGCATTAAAGGATAACTTTTTTATAGAGAATGCTGCATTTATATATACCACTTTTAGTCACACAGAAGAACACCATAAATTCCGTGTAGTATTTGTACTTGAATTTCCAGTTTATGATTATCAATTGTACAAGAAATTAATAAATGAATTATTAAGTCGTTACCCTTATGCTGATCAGTCTTGTAAGGATGGGAGTCGGTTGTTTTTTGGAGGAACTAGGATAATACCTTTTGACTATAATAATCGGTTATTACTGGATGAATTTAATGAAGAGACCCCTTTGCAGGACA
This window harbors:
- a CDS encoding DUF2225 domain-containing protein, yielding MMTEVTPFYEKKVQCLACKHPYSTTKLRSRFVKVQGHESDFCPVYGSDELNPLLYNVSVCPQCGFSFTDEFTKYIVPVLKTDLEKKISRHWQPQDYGHIRSVDEAIKTYKLAAYCALIKKEKKITIAGLYLRTAWLYRKTNQEEQERRFINLATHDYIESYLNDDFKGTAMSETKLLYLIAELLRRQDKVEEAVKYLSKVIEKQHLSTEPKIVELAKEQWYQIRERFKEQKQNHLA
- a CDS encoding iron-sulfur cluster assembly accessory protein; protein product: MSEIVNLTEAAALQIKDMMKEHDETDAMLRIAVKGGGCSGLSYGMGFEHEVQEGDEVLEQHGIKLVVSKEDGVILNGTKIDYKQSMMGGGFTIDNPNAIASCGCGSSFVTASNKGTPENC
- a CDS encoding tyrosine-type recombinase/integrase, producing the protein MTLKKRKRKKPVGKMSNQKEYPQLTLEQAVDLVISGKMAEGLRERTLRDYQKDWNYFRKWLNEHYEVEYIDDLTPQHFRDYINYMKYDAKKYDGHKYINSDEQGVGLSETTINIRLRVYKAIFNYLDREDLIEVNPMNNIRLLRQDIDLTNCLTDEEVKEILRQPNQKDYVGYRDYVAIILLLDSGIRANELLSLRTTDIDFKTRFITLGGDRNKNRKPRIVPISAHTVKLLLQLINENKIHYSTERIFLSSYGEPLGQNHFNKRLKYYGEKAGIKGKKMTAHVYRHTWAKNMTLNGCDAFTLQKMGGWSDIRTMRRYIQMDTDDLRISHDQYSPVMKIVHKKR
- a CDS encoding DEAD/DEAH box helicase, with the protein product MMSFFIPGDDEVSYNNTIDLFNKLGKLDRLSHQQGESLKEYEEMREKVNDFAIEMPAGHGKTLVGGLIGEFNRINNSWRIVYACATRQLASQTNMLLKSYGIQSVLLTGKTSEFSQRELGKYQRSAAICVTTYGHIFNINPKFHDANQIIFDDAHATEYAIDNFWSVQINRQKDEDIFNNLFHTLGDSISPHIQDKIIHGTYDPLYDGIDILSFAQWYKKVDDIRSLLDTKTDGTSHYYKWSMLRSHLHTCQIFISHSQIVIKPILPPNKKHPAFIDAKERIYMSATLGYSGELERMFGVQDIHYIRKFPPTSNKVSGRRLILFPQDHFEGEKLNEVIKETIENQPRTLVLAPSFNEIENMKEELNKLVPNSTILDGHAIEDDLNTFTSTNNSILALAGRYEGIDLKDDDCRLQIMNELPVAISYEEKFLQDRLNATELLKSKLMTRIIQGLGRCTRGISDYAVVLFKGRYVGDYLFKEEFRKGLPAEIDAEISFGISQINHITDKDTWHSSLSNFYSQNKNWERVEAHLDKQINKLSKEKEDYTQSQTAIKLYNSTKSEIDYLYHLWEHNYEQAHKSAQGVLDEFARIPELKGYRAWWNYLIATLAVLQEDNDKVESYLMKSLQASENKVWLDKRNIELDLEDEEVYSDELETQIERISSYLKSFGDRENKFDKDLRKVIDGLNQKDANSFETALQSLGNCLGLYSERPEGHGAPDGVWNLTNTWISFEAKTNVESSEGYIPLDDIRQTVVHRSWIKQNYKLEDENQITLVMICPKSKIEQFSKHASEGIYSIKPEVIQKIAAELELILREGLQKIKFGDPSSLRLFLANKLVAQNLDIEGLKSKLTQVNLYDLVH